The DNA window CCGGTGTGCCCCGGGGTGGAAGCGCGTCGTCAAGCGCCACGGATCGATCTACGCCGGCACCGACCTTGAGCCGTGGCTGCGCGAGCGGGGCGTCGACACCGTGACGCTCGTCGGGTTCATGGCGAACAACTGCATCCTGGCCTCAGCGGCCCAAGGGGAGGCGCTCGGCCTGACGACGGAGGTGCTCTCGGACGCCGTCGGTGCCGTGAACCTGCGCAACCGCGCCGGAAAGGCGGATGCCCGAGCGGTGCACGCCACGCTCATGGCGCTGCTGCACTCCAACTGGGCCGCGGTGGCCGCCACCGACGAGTGGTGCCGAGCGCTCAGTCGGGGCGCTCCGCTGCCGTGCAGCAACCTCGTCGCCTCCGCGATCGCGCCGTTCTAATGTCCGCCCGAGCCGGTAACCGCGCAAGCC is part of the Actinomyces sp. oral taxon 414 genome and encodes:
- a CDS encoding isochorismatase family protein, which gives rise to MTASRNESRRGPQPDPRRALILVDVQREYARLPLRIRFPRLSDCLDRIERALDAAADAGIPVVCVQHAGRPGGPVFDPEGKGFELCPRIEGRCAPGWKRVVKRHGSIYAGTDLEPWLRERGVDTVTLVGFMANNCILASAAQGEALGLTTEVLSDAVGAVNLRNRAGKADARAVHATLMALLHSNWAAVAATDEWCRALSRGAPLPCSNLVASAIAPF